In the Candidatus Omnitrophota bacterium genome, CAAAAACCTCTCTTGCCACGGTAGAGATGCGGTAAGGTTTTCTATGTTTCTCAAAAAGACACATCCCTTGTTCACCTAAGGTAACAAGAAGTGCTTCCAAGTCCAGCCCCCGCCTCAATTCCTCTCCCGCACGATTAATCTGTTCATCAGTAATCAATTTGTCGCTGTTAATCCTTAAGGGAACTGTGCCTTTTATTTTCAAATAGCGGATGGCGTTTTCTGTCTCTTTACGGTTGGGAGTAATGGCGGTAAAACCCTTGTAATAGTCAAAATGTTCTTCTTTCGGGTCAACAGTAACAACTATTTTATTCTTCTTAACGAGATTCCTAAGTTTATTTAAAAGGGCGGGGGTAATAATTCCCTTGCCATAATCCTCAATAACCACCGCCTGATACTGACCTATAGACTTTTCAAGATATTCAATAATATCTTCCAGCCAGCAATCAGGAAGAGGACTGGTATCTTCCCAGTCAACCCTTACTGTCTGCTGATGTCCGGCAATGATTCTCGTTTTCAGAGTGGTAGGCCTCTGAGAATAGGAAAAGATTCCTTTGATATCTACGTTTCTCTTCTTTAACTCTTTCTTCAAAATTTCTCCATTATTATCCTTACCCACTATTCCCAACAAATTAACGCTTGCTCCTAAACTGCTAAGATTACAGGCAACATTGGCTGCGCCTCCGGGAGCATAAGTCTTCTTCTTTGCCCAGACCACAGGAACGGGTGCTTCGGGAGAAATACGCTCTACCTCTCCCCAGATGAACTCGTCAAGCATCAAGTCTCCTACCACCAGAACTTTTGCCTTGCTAAAAGAAGAAATAATTTTTCTTAATTTTTTATTCTCAACCATCTCTACACATCCTTTCCATAATTGCCCGATATAACAAAGGGAGCATAATTTCATGGTGCCCGATGAAAGAAAAACCTTTACCTTCTAAAGTTGGTCTTTTTACGACGTTGGTAAAAGCACGATAATGTTTTATCATATCAAAATCCGCAGAAGTAAAATTCTTCACTCCAAAACCCAGATTCCTTACTACCGCCAATGCCTTCAAGAATACCTCGGGCAAAATCACCGCCGAACCAAAATTTATAACTACCCCTTTCCCCAATTTGCTCACCACCTCACAGAACCGCCGGAAATCACGCAGGCTCAATTCTCCGGTATCTGCGCCGTTGCAGGAGGGATGCATATGGATGATATCCGTACCGATGGCTACATGGACAGTAACTGGAATTTGATATTTTACTCCTGCATAGAGCAAACTATATGCTCGATATTTTAATTTCCTCCGCGCAATCATCTTTCCAATGGCTTCTCCCAAACCATAGTTTTTAATTCTGCCTTCTTTTATTGCTCTGTTGAGATAATCGGCAGTCTCGCTGGCCATACCGAAACTACCATTTTGAATTGCTTCATCCACATCTTCAGAAGTTCCTCCCTGATAGGCAATCTCAAAATCGTGGATTATCCCCGCTCCATTTAAGGCAACAGCAGTAATAATTCTTCTGCGCATCAAATCGATGATAAAGGGAGAGAGTCCACATTTTATCACATGGGCACCGAGCATAAAAATAATCGCTCTCTCTTTACGTTTTGCCTGAATAATCTCGGATATGAGCTGTTTAAAATCTTTTCCGGCAAGAATATCGGGAAGGGAAGAAAAGAAATCTTTTTTAAGAAAATTGAGAGAAGAAAATTTTTCTATCTTTACCTTGCTTTTGCGCGTTCTTAAAGGGTAAGTCTTTAGTTTACAAAAGTCTATCACCATTTTAAGGTAATTTTATACCATAAATTATGCGAAAAAACAATCTTTTTACTCTATCTTTTGCAAAACCGCTACCACCGTGCCTACCACAGGAATGTTCATGTGCACTTTCATCATCAGGGGAATTCTGTTTTCGTCATTACTTAACCAAACCCAGGCACTTCCTTTGTCAAAAGTTTTCTCCCCCAATTGAGGAACGGGCTCCGCCATAAAAGCATCAAAAACACCCACCCCCGGAAGATTCATCTTGCCAAAGCTGGTAATAGCTATCTTAAGTAACCAATTCTTTTCCACCTGATTTACTGTAAATTCCAGAGGCTTTTCGGTAGTAATTTCCTTCAGACGAAAACAATAAAAAGCACTGAATTCATCAACTGCTTCGGTGGGAAGAGGAAAAGTCTTATTTGTTCCGTCTTTTAAATTCTGAAATTTCACAATTTTATTATCCCAATCGTAATCTAAAACTAAATACGCACTATATTTCCCTTCCTTTCTTACCGCCGTATGTCTTATGCTTAGAAGGGTTTCTTTGTCCAGAAAAGATTCCATATAATCATCAACCTTAAAGAGAAAATTGAGCCATTTATTTGAACGAGCACTACCCACGAGGCGATAAGCCTGACGTCCATTTAGCTCTACCATCTCTTTTATCTCTGTGACCACGATACCAACGGGCATCTTCATCCAGTAAATTTCATAAGTAAGTTTTTCCCCTATTCTTAATTCGGGTTTTGCTTCTTTGAGCTCTATCTCCACCTCTTTATCTTCTAAGGTAACGGTTTCTATCTGTTTATACCTCGCCAGTGTTCCACAACCAGCCATTGTAAAAGCAGTAAGTATTACTATAAATTTTAAAATTAGAGTTTCGAATTTAGAATTTCGGATTTTAGAACCGTTCATTTTTATATTTGCTCGATGTGCTTCTCTTAAGCAACTCCATCAATCTCGCCACATTTTTGGGCAAGTTTACTAACTTTTGTGGCGGAGTTTTTAGTATTTGAATAATCGCTATCAAGAATTTTACTTACCGCCTCTATAACTTCCTCGGAAGTGATTGACCTAATACATTTAAACCCAATTTTACAATTATGTGCAAGACATTTAACACAACCCACATCTTTATGCAAAACAATATCTTTTTCGCCTAATGGCCCCCAGCGTTTTGGACCTAAACCCGCCTGTTTTCTTCCAAAAATACTGATTACCGGCGTTTTTACTGCTACCGCAATGTGCACCGGTCCACTATCATTGGAAATAAATAACTTCGCTCTCTTTAAAAGCGAAGCGAGTTCCTTAAGGGAAAAATCTACAAAAACAAACGTAGGACTGTATTGCATAAAATTTTTTACTCTGTTAGCCAAGTAAGCATCTTTTTTAGCTACAACAATCAAGACCTTCATCCCGTAATCTTTTATCATTCTATCAGAAACGGAAGCAAAATTTTCCGCAGGCCAGATTTTGGAAGGGCAACTTGCTCCGGGATGAACGACTACAAAATTATTACTTTCTAAACCATTTTCCTTTAGCAATAAATCAACTTTTTCATCCGCATCTTTACTAATGGGGAAAAATAAGGACCTATCGCATTTAGCGATTCCTAAATAATTTAAAAGGTCTAAATTGTAATCCAACTCGTGTTTTTCTCCTAAGTATTTTTTCTCCTCTATCCGCTTGGTATTTAAAAAACCCCATTTCTTTTTATAGCCAACCCTTTTAGGAATTCCTGCGAGAAAAGAAATGATATGGACACGATTTGTAGGATGTAGAATTAAAGCTAAATCAAAACGATATTTTCTTATTTTAGTTATAAATTTTAAAGTATCCAGTAAAGAACGGTCTTTTCCCCTTTTATCATAGACAATTACCTCATCTAAGTAGGGATTGCCTTCTACAATCTCTTGAGTATAAGAACTAACCATCATCGCCAGAAAACTCTGAGGAAAACTGTCTCTGAGATTTTTAATAACCGGTGTGGACAAAACTACATCACCAATTCTATCGGTGCGGATCACCAGAATACGCTTATAATCCTGTTTGCTAACCAGTAATCGGTAATCAGTAATCAGTAATTTCTTTGCTGCCTCAACTACTTCCCAGGGTTTGACCAATTCTAAGCATTTCCGATGTCCATACCTACATTGTGCTTTCTCGCAAGGAACGCAGGACAATAATCTGCGTAAGACAAAAAAATTCCCCGACAGCGGTCCGTATTTTATGGGATCGGTTGGTCCAAAAATGGCAATGGTGGGAATATTTACAGCAGAACCGCAATGAAGCACGGCGGAATCATTGGTGATTAAAACCCTTGCCATCTTCAATAAAACTACAAGCTGGGGAATGGTAGTTTTACCCGAAAAGTTAAAAACGCCATCTCCAAGATTATTCTTTATCTCTTGAGCAATTAAGAAATCATCTTGAGAACCTACAAGAATAATTTTAGTTTTGCATTCATCCCTTAACCTCCGGCCTACTTCTATGAAGTTTTTTAGTTCCCAACGTTTCGTCGAGCTACGTGCAGCGGGAGCAATAACTATCAAAATGTCACTTTTCTCAATACAGGCCTCTCTTAAAAGATGTTCTACATAATCTTGGTCTTGTTTTTCAAAATGCACTCTGGGAAGTTTAAGGTGGGGATAAATCGTCAATCCCAATTTTTCTATGACTTTTAAATGCTTATCCCGCATATGCAGGCTATTTTTATTACTGTTTCTTAATAAAGAGGTTTTATATCGCGGGTGAATCAAGAGAGGGATGAGAGTATGGCGTAAATCTACTACCAAGTCGTATCGCTCCTGACGCAATTTCTTAATTAAAGAAGTTTTTTCTTTTAGGGAAGATTTTTTATTATAGAAAAATAAGTTACTTATTTTTCTATCCTTCTCCAAAACCTCTTTCCCTCTCGGCCCAACGAGAATATCAAACAATGCCTGGGGAAAATTTTCCTTTAAATGTTCAAGAACCGGAGTAGTCAAAATAACATCTCCAATATTACTTAAGCTTATCATCAAAATTTTCTTAACTTTTCTCATTGTTAATTACTCATTGCTAACTAGTCATTACTTACTAATTTCTTTACTTCTGCAAACACCTCATCAGGCGTAATGGATTTCATACAACGATTATCTTTGCATTTTAAATGATAACAAGGGACAGTACATCCTACATCTTTTTGAATTACCCGATATTTACCCGGTCCATAGGGTCCAGTGATTTTGCTTGCGGTGGGCCCAAACAAAGCTAACACTTTTGCTCCCACGGCAACGGCAATGTGGAGAGGTCCTGTATCATTGGTTACAATTAATTCCGTTCGTTTAAATAATCCACCCAACTGTTTAAGGGTGGTCTTACCGGTGGCAATAACGGGTTTTGTCTCCATATACTCTGCAATCTCCTGAGCAAGCTCTGAATCTTTATCTGCTCCACTAATCACAACTTTTGCCTTCATTTTTTTAGTCAACATGTCTCCCAAAATTCCGAAATATTTGGGTGGCCAGCGTTTCAAAAACCAGTTTGCCCCTGGATTGAGGACGATAAAGGGAGTGCCTTTAGTTATGCCATTATCTTCTAAGAATTTTTCTATATAAGTTTCCACTTCAGAAGGAATAAAAAAATCATAGCCCATTTTATCGATGGGCATATCTAAGGCATGAGCTAAATTGAGAAAATATTCCACGCGATGTAAGTCGCCTTTAGGAATTTCAACCTTATGGGTAAGAAACAATTTCCTTTTTTTTGTAACATACCCACAGCGTTTGGGAATTTTAGCCAGCGCAGTGATTAGAGTGCGCGTAAGAGAACGATGGAGCAAATACACCTCATCAAACTTTTTGGAACGCAATAGACTTATAAACTGCAACTTGCCTAAGAGCGAAGAGTATTCCCCTTCCTCATCATAAATAATCAGTTCATCAAGATAAGGATTGCCTTCGAGAATTTCCTTACAGCGAGGAACAATCATACAAGCCAAATGAGCATCGGGATATTTGTTCCTCACTGCACGGATAAAGGGAGTAGAGAATAAAACATCTCCCAGCCAGTTAACATTAATAATAAGAATGTTTTTCATAATAAACCAATTACAAAATTAAACAATTACATCATACAGCAAGGAAACAAAAAGAGCAAGAATTGTTAGAAGGTTAATATCTCGCGATAAAAATCTTCTGTTTCTTTTACCATATTATCAAGGGTAAACTTCTCTTCTATTGTCTGCTTACCTTTAAATACAAGTTTGTTCTTTAGAGTATCATCCTCCAATATCCTACAGATTGCTTCTCCTAAGCCTTTCTCATCACGCGGTAAAACAAGTAAACCATTTTCTCCGTCCTGAATTATCTCAGATATCCCTCCAGTATTTGAAGCAACTACCGGAATACCGAAGGCCATCGCTTCCAAAAGCACCATCCCTAAACCCTCTTCTAATGAAGGTAAAACAAAAATATCCATAAGAGAAAAAATCAAAGATTTATCCGAAATAGAAGATACTAAAAATACACTTTTTTCCATTTCCAAATCTTTAATTAATCTCAAAAGCAAATTTCTAATTTTTCCCTCACCCACGATAAGTAATTGTGCAGAGGGGATTTTTTCAAGAACATATTTCATCGCTCGGATAAGATAAAAATGCCCTTTAATTTCAGCAAGGCGAGAAATGATACCAATCACCGGACCCCTGCTTAAACCAAAGTTATTTCTCAATCCATTTATCTCTTTTTCGCTTTTTTTAAAACTCCCCATTTCTACACCGTTATAAATCACCTTTATTTTAATTCCCTCTAACCCAAATTTAACTTTGAGGTGCTTTTCCACTGCCTTACTTATGGCAATCACTCCCTTTCCCCAATGGGGGAAAATTTTGTGACTGATTCGTTTTTTATAAAAACCGTGAGCGGTAGAAACAAAAGGGAGATTTAACCTCTTTTGAACATACCTAGATATTACACGCGTAAGTCTGGTTTGCGCGTGTAATAAATCCATTCCTTCTTTCTCCAAGATTGAACAAAGATTTCTTTTTGCCCAGAAAATCTTTGGACTTATTTCGGATTTAGTAAAAATGTTCAGAAAAATGTGCTCAATACCCAATGATTTTAATACGTCTAATTTCTCCCCTCCCCTCGAAGCTACTTTAACCAAATGACCTTTTTCTTTTAAACCTTTAGCCAATGAAAGAACATAGGTAGTGATCCCACCGGCATTTAGATGATTAGTAAGCAAGAGTATTTTCATTTATCATTATGATAATGAGGGAAATCTTACTCTCAACAATTTAATAACCGCATCGGCAACCTCTTGCACCGTAATCCTCCGCATACATTCATAATCTTTACAGGCAGGCCTATAGCAAGGGCCACAGAATATTTTTTTATGTATTACAATAAGGTTATCTTTAGGATAAGCAATGTGTTTACGGTAGTCAGTGGGCCCAAATAAAGCCACCGTGGGAGTATCTACTGCCATAGCCAGATGAAGCGGACAGGAGTCTCCGGTAATATAAACTGCACAACGCTTTATAAGCGCAGCCAACTGTGAAATGGTAGTTCTGCCACAAGTATTTATGGGCTTGGTACGGAGTAGAACCTGATTGCGTTTTATCTCCTCTCTATCTTCTTCCGTACCCGTTATAATTATCCGTATCCCTTTTGAAGAAAGTTCTTCTGCTAAATAAGCAAATCTCTCTAAGGGCCAGCGTTTAGAAAACCAACGCGAACTCGCGCCGATATTCATCCCTACTAAAATCTGGGAGGCAGAGAGCCAGTTATTATTTAAAAAATTATCAATGTATTCTTCGTCTCTCTGGTCAATAAATAACTCTAATCGCTTGTCCTCACATTTTATACCAAAACTATTTAATAACCTGAATTGGTGTTCAAGTGGAGAAATCGTCTCTTTAGTATCCTTTAGACGATAATTCAAAAGGAAAGAAAATTTTCCGTTATCATAACCAATCCTCCGTGGAGAAAGCGAAAGATAAGACAAAAGGTGACTTGTTTTATTATTCTGCAGGTCGATTACCAAATCAAAAACATCATTGCGGAGTATTTTCCCTATTTCCTTTAACATTTGAAAACGGCTTTGATAGCGATTCTTGTCAATAATAACTACATCATCAACATAAGGAAGTTTTGCAATCATTTCCCGTGCTTGTCTACTAGTCAAAACAGTAATGCGTGCCTGAGGAAAATGTTTTTTTATTGCGCGAATGCTGGGTATTGCTAAAACAACATCTCCCAAAGCACTATATTTAATTATTAAAATCCTCAACACTTGCAAAGCATCCTTATAAACCAAAAGAGTCTGTTCGGTCATTTTCCTCAAAGAAAAATCAATTTCTACATATTTCCTTGCTTTTTGAGCAAATTCCCTCGCCAATCCTCTTTCTCGCAAAAGTTTCGTAATCGCTTCCGCCAGTTCAGGAGGATTGCCTGGAGAAACTAAAAGTCCATTTACTTTATCCTTTATTATGTCCATAACCCCGCCTACCTGCGTAGCTACCACCGGTACTCCGCAGGCACCTGCTTCAATAAGCACCCTTCCAAAAGCCTCATGGGTTGTGGTGGCCAAAACAAGAAGGTCTAAACTATGTAATAATTCCACAATGTTATCTATGTGTCCTACAAATTCCACATACCGCTCAAGCCCCAGTTGTCTAATGAGTAAATCCAATTCGCGTTTATACTCTCTTCTCCCTGGAGAAACCTCACCAGCAATAACAACTTTTACTTTAGGAACAATTCTTACTACTTTCGCCATGGCTTTTAAGAAATCGGTATGACCCTTGAGGGGAGTAATCCTCCCAATCATCCCCACTTTACAGCCATCTTTCAGGTCCGATTTCGGTTCTTTGTATTGGAATAAGTTCAAATCTACTCCCCGATGAATGAGTCTGAGTCGATAGAAAGGAACGCCGAAATGGTTACGCATATGCTTGCCAATAACGGAACTAACCACAATCACATATTTACCCCATTTCATTATGTGGCTGAATAGATGTCTTTTGTAATAACCATGGCAGGTAGTAAGAAAAACCATCCAATTAAGCAAATCTTTTTTTGCAGAGCGTGAAAGATATAAACGATAGGCAAAATATCCTATCCAAGCGGGAACACGTGAGCGAGCATGAACTATATCTATTTTTTCCTGCTCTAATATTCTCGCCACTTTAAAAATCATACGTATTATCGTAAAGATAAATTTCTCATGGACGGGTAAAGTATAATGGATAACACCATTTTCCCTCAATTCCTTCACCAATCGTCCACCCTTAGAAATAACTATCGCTCTATGCCCATTCTGGACGAGGAACTTCGTCAGGTCAACGGTACCCCTTTCTACTCCGCCTTCATTAAGTTGGGGTAAAAGTTGTAAAATATTCATTCTATAAAATATCAGGTTATTAGATTTTTTATTTTACCATAAAGGTATGCTCTGTCCTCAAAAAAATCTTTTATATGTGGCTTTTGTAAAATTGATACTATCTCTTCTCCAACCTCAGCTGGACTTACCAAACTTATATAACCACAAGCTTCCAGATTTCCTAAGAATCTTTCCTGTTTTGTATCGATTTTTAATCCCTTTTTCTCAGCCTCAAAAACAACCACGGGCTTCTTAGAACTCAATGCCTCTGAGACCATGGAAATGCTCTCTCCGGAAACAACCACAACATCCGCTAATCCCAAAATACCCCCAACCGCTTTTTCGATGTTTTTTTCATTAGCAATTATTAAGAGAGGACAAATTGAAGTTCCAAGAAGTCTCTTTTTAATCAAGTTGTCTATTTGGGGAGATGTTCTGCGGGAGGTAGTAACCAATAATTCTATTCCCCTAATTCTAGTTAACCCTATTAACTCATCTATTACCTTATCTATCACTTCCTCAGTTAAAGTGTAGTTTTTTGTTTCTCCTCCGATTAAAACCCCAATTTTTAATCTATCGTTTTTCAAAATAAAACCCGCTTCTTTTAAATTCTTTTTTCCCTCTTCCATTGTCTTCTCATTAATTAAATTAAGCGCCGTATGCGTAACGGCAATATTGCGCAACTTCCGTGGCTGGTCATGGAAAGGAATAACCGCCAAATCAAATCTTTTAAGAGATACTAATCCGGGTTTCATAATTACAATACTTTTGGCTCGGTTTTCCTCCGCAAGAAACAAATTAACTGCAGAAAGATTTACCCCACAGGAAATAATTATATCGCCATGTAAAGAAACAACTTGGTTATAAGATTCTTTCCTTAAACATACTCTTAAACATCTCAAGCATCCACGACAATTATCACGCGCAAAAAAACCTAATACATTGATTAGATATCTTGCAAAGAGGTTTCTAAAACTGATTTCTATCTCCCTAATTTCCAACAGGTTATTCTTTTGGTCATCAGATAAAACTGCAAATCTTTCTTCCCAAACCTCTCTAACCATATTAGCCAGGGCCCTTGCTTGGTTAAGATGCCCCGCTTTACCATCGGAGAGAATGATAATTCTCCTGTTTGGGCTACCTTTCCAACGATGGTGAAACCAGAGCCACTGATGAGGATATTTCTCTATGTATTTTTCAAGAATAATGTGAAATTGTCTTAAAAAATATTTATCCTCTTTTTCTATCGGCAACTCATCTCCAACTTCAATACGATGATATGGACCGTCCTCTCTTATTATAAACACTGGAAGGACACCCGCCCCTGTATGACGGCTTATCTCTACTACCCCCGAAGGCGTCCACGCTAAAAGAGAAAACAACTCTACCAGCATACCGCTTTTTCCTGATTTCTGGTCTCCGAGGATGCCTACAATATTGTTTTTTCTTAAACTGCTCAAAATATCGCGCATAAACGAACCACGCACAACTACCTTTGCTCCCAATCGCCCCCGATAATGATTAAGCAGTTCATTTAAACGGTGAGGTTTCTGTTGACGGGCTAAAACTACCATCGGATATCCTTTTATCTGAGCTACCAACGAAGAAAGTTCCCAGTTACCAAAATGAGCGGTGAGAAAAATTAATCCTTTACCCCTCTGTAAGACCTTTTTGATTTTGTCTTCTCCAATTATCTTTATGTATTTATCTACATACCGTTGATTTATGCGTGGAAAATAGAGAAACTCTATTAAATTCATTGAAAGATTACGAAATAATTCTTTTACTATCCCTCTTCTCCGTTCCATAGATAGATGTCCCTCGAGGGCTAATTTCAAATTTAGATACGCCAACTTTGCTCTCTTCGCCAGAAGGTAATACAATATTGTGCCCAGACAACGAGCAAAGAAAAGAGAAACCTTAATAGGCATAAGACAGACTAAAAAACTCAAGAATCTAACCGTTATGTAAAGTAGATAATCGACCATAAAATATCTCAGATTCTAAAATTTTCATTTCCACTGCTAAACTAAAAAGATGCAAAGTATTAGAATATTTTTTTATAATCTCAAGCAAGGGAGTTAATCTCACCGCATCTTTTTCGGTAGTGAGTAAAATTTTAACGCCATTTCCAATACAAGAAGAAAAAATCTTAAGTAAATCAGGCTCTTTATAGCAATAATGGTCCAAGAATTCAAAAACCAATTTTATATTGCCCCCCAATTTCTCTACTGTAAATTTAAAAGATTGAGGTGAAGCTATCCCTGAGAATATACACACATCTTTTCCTTTTATAATACTTAAATCTTTCTTCTCCCCATTGGCTAAATTCTGTAAAAATTGAGGGAGATAAATGGCATTAAAAATTTGAGCCCTATGATTAATTCTCTCTAACTCGTATTTCAGCCTATCTAAACTACTTTTTTCTTTCACCAAATCCGTCTTGTTAATAACAAAAAAATCAGCCCTCTTTAAAGAAGAAATCGGCTCCCGTAAAATACCGCGGGGGATAAGCCAGCCATTACCAAAAGGGTTAATACCGTCGATAACAACTATTTCTAAATCTTTCTTTATTCCCCACTGTTGAAATCCATCGTCCAAAATAACTATATCGGCGTGGTATTCTTGTAAAGCTTTATTTATGCCTCTCTTACGGTTAGAGTCAACAACAATGGGAATATCAGCTAATTTATGCGATAGCAAAAGTATTTCATCGGTAGGTAATTTAAAGTATTTATGTCCACCGTATCCGCGTGACAATATAACTACACGGTTTCCTTGGGTTCTAAAATATCTTGTTATACTTTCCACGAGGGGAGTCTTTCCCGTTCCTCCCCAGGTAATATTACCGATGCTCACTACTTTAGCATCAAAAGATTTCCTCTTACATAAATTTTTGTCATATAAAAATAAAATCAGCTTGATGAAGAAAAGATAAACAAAAGAAATAACTAAAAAGATGAATTTAATTAAATTTGCTATAAAAGAATATTTTTTATCGGTAATTACCTTGTAAATATAATTTCTAACCCTGTAGCGCACCATTATTTTTCTCTTTAATTTCTCCTACAGACTTATACAAATATCTAACAAAATCTTCTGCTTCTTTTTTATCTTTTATTCTCTTCTCTACCTGGGCTTCTTCTAAAGTCTTTAATATTTTACCCACTAATGGACCTGGTGAGATATTTAATATCTGCATCACCTCTTCGCCATTTAATATTCTTGGCGGTTTTACGATATCCTGTTCATAAAAATATGCCTGAATAAGATGAAGAAGATATTTTTTGAATTCTCTCCGACTCTGGGAGGTGGTCAACGGACCGCGCGTAGAAAATTTATCTGCAAGAGCAACCAATATAAGCGCAATGCTCTCTTCTCCGCCAACACGGAAAAAACGCAGTTTTGCACGCG is a window encoding:
- a CDS encoding mitochondrial fission ELM1 family protein, with protein sequence MPIKVSLFFARCLGTILYYLLAKRAKLAYLNLKLALEGHLSMERRRGIVKELFRNLSMNLIEFLYFPRINQRYVDKYIKIIGEDKIKKVLQRGKGLIFLTAHFGNWELSSLVAQIKGYPMVVLARQQKPHRLNELLNHYRGRLGAKVVVRGSFMRDILSSLRKNNIVGILGDQKSGKSGMLVELFSLLAWTPSGVVEISRHTGAGVLPVFIIREDGPYHRIEVGDELPIEKEDKYFLRQFHIILEKYIEKYPHQWLWFHHRWKGSPNRRIIILSDGKAGHLNQARALANMVREVWEERFAVLSDDQKNNLLEIREIEISFRNLFARYLINVLGFFARDNCRGCLRCLRVCLRKESYNQVVSLHGDIIISCGVNLSAVNLFLAEENRAKSIVIMKPGLVSLKRFDLAVIPFHDQPRKLRNIAVTHTALNLINEKTMEEGKKNLKEAGFILKNDRLKIGVLIGGETKNYTLTEEVIDKVIDELIGLTRIRGIELLVTTSRRTSPQIDNLIKKRLLGTSICPLLIIANEKNIEKAVGGILGLADVVVVSGESISMVSEALSSKKPVVVFEAEKKGLKIDTKQERFLGNLEACGYISLVSPAEVGEEIVSILQKPHIKDFFEDRAYLYGKIKNLIT
- the lpxK gene encoding tetraacyldisaccharide 4'-kinase yields the protein MVRYRVRNYIYKVITDKKYSFIANLIKFIFLVISFVYLFFIKLILFLYDKNLCKRKSFDAKVVSIGNITWGGTGKTPLVESITRYFRTQGNRVVILSRGYGGHKYFKLPTDEILLLSHKLADIPIVVDSNRKRGINKALQEYHADIVILDDGFQQWGIKKDLEIVVIDGINPFGNGWLIPRGILREPISSLKRADFFVINKTDLVKEKSSLDRLKYELERINHRAQIFNAIYLPQFLQNLANGEKKDLSIIKGKDVCIFSGIASPQSFKFTVEKLGGNIKLVFEFLDHYCYKEPDLLKIFSSCIGNGVKILLTTEKDAVRLTPLLEIIKKYSNTLHLFSLAVEMKILESEIFYGRLSTLHNG